The segment GCATATAAGCATTCGGTTATGCTTAAGGAAATAGAACTTCAAAGGAGAGGCATATGACCAAACAAAAATACATAGAAATTTTAAAAGCATCGACGAAATTAGGACTGACCTCTTTCGGGGGGCCCACTGCACATCTAGGTTATTTCAGGGATGAATATGTAGTAAAGAGGAAGTGGCTGGACGATAAGGCATACGCCGATTTAGTGGCATTGTGCCAATTCCTTCCGGGTCCTGCGAGTTCGCAAGTAGGAATATCAGTCGGCATGCTAAGAGGGGGGATATTCGGGGGATTCTTATCATGGTTTGGTTTTACAATGCCGTCTGTAATCCTATTGGTATTATTCGCGATGCTTATGATGAACGGATCGTTCGACAGCGGCTGGATCCAAGGCTTGAAAATAGTAGCGGTGGCGGTTGTGGCACATGCGTTAATGGGAATGGGCAAATCACTCGCTCCTGATAAACCGAGGATTGCCATTGCGGTTGGTTCTGCGGTGGCGATTTTGATGATGCCGACTGCTTGGGCACAAATTGGAGTCATTGTGTTGACTGGTATTATCGGTTATTTTCTTTACAGAGGCATAGAAGCGCCGGAAGCAGTAAAGCTGGCTTTGACTTTCGGCAAAAAGACCGGACTGGCAGCATGGGCGATTTTTGCGGGGCTGCTGATGGGCTTGCCGTTGCTTCGCCCGGTCATTGAATCAAGCTATTATGCCATATTTGATATTTTCTACCGCGTCGGATCAATTGTTTTTGGCGGGGGGCATGTGGTATTGCCGATGCTTGAGCGGGAAGTAGTGCCGGGGTGGATGTCAGCGGATCTCTTTATTTCCGGTTATGGGGCTGCTCAAGCCGTCCCTGGTCCGTTGTTCACATTGTCCGGTTATCTGGGACAAGTGATGGGCGGCGGCTTTGGGGTCTTGCTAGCTGTAGTTGCCATGTTTTTGCCGTCATTTTTATTGGTAATCGGCACATTGCCGTTTTGGAGCGTCATCCGCACCAAGTCTGGAGTCCAAGCTGCCTTAAAAGGAGTTAATGCGGGTGTTGTCGGCATTTTGCTTGCAGCTTTGTATGACCCGGTTTTCACTTCTGGAATCCGTGGGCCGGTTGACTTTGGGATTGCGATTATCGCCTTCACAATGTTAGTCTATTTTAAACTGGCACCTTGGATTGTCGTATTGATTACTGCAATTCTAGGGGCGGGGGCATACGCATTTCTATAATAAGGGGGATGTAGGATGGCAAACGCAGATAAACGAGAACGGGAAGACTCGCTTGATCGTTTTAAAGAGGAGTTTTATCAAGGGGAAAACCAGATTTACATGGACGGAAATTCACTTGGGCTGATGTCGAAAAGAGCGGAAACCAAGCTGTTGGAATTGGCAGGCAGCTGGAGAAGCCATGGCATCGACGGCTGGACAGAAGGCAGCCACCCGTGGTTTACGCTGGCAGAAGAGTTGAGTGAACGGATTGCCCCTCTCGTCGGGGCATTGCCGCATGAAGTGATGGTCACCGGATCCATCACTTCGAATATCCATCAAATGCTTTCGACGGTTTTCCAGCCAACGGAAAACCGTTCCGTCGTTGTAGTGGATGAGTTGAATTTCCCATCGGATATATATGCGGTGGAAAGCCATCTCCGCCTGCGTGCCCTAGAGCCTGAAAAGTCCATGAGAAAAATTCAGAGCCGGGATGGCTATAAGTTGTCTCTGGAGGACATAGTAAAACAATTAACGGAAGATGTAGCTGTTTTATTGCTGCCATCCGTTTTGTACCGAAGCGGGCAATTGCTGTCGATTCGGGAAATCACACAAGCTGCGCATCAAAAAGGCGTTCTCGTCGGTTTTGATTTGGCCCATTCAATCGGTGCGCTTCCACATGACTTGCATAAAGATGGAGTGGATTTTGCTGTCTGGTGCCATTACAAGTATATGAATTCCGGTCCAGGCGGCACAGGCGGATTGTACCTCCACGAGCGCCACCACCATTTGCTGCCAGGAATGGCTGGTTGGTTCGGATCAGACAAAACGAAGCAATTCGATATGGATCATTCATTTACAAAAGCGGAAGGGGCAGGGGCTTACCAAATGGGAACTCCGAATATCTTCAGTATGGCACCGCTGCTTGGCAGCATCGAGATATTCGAAGAAGCCGGCATTGGGGCCATCCGTAAAAAGTCGCTGCAGTTGACCCGGTTATTGCGGGAATTGGTAGCCGAACAGATTCCAGAATTGAAAGATGTGACACCGGATAAAGATGAAGAACGAGGAGGGCATATCGCACTGGCCCATGAAGAAGCCGCACGGATCTGCAAAGCTTTAAAAGAAGCGGGCGTTGTGCCTGATTTCCGCGCACCTAACATCATTCGGCTGGCGCCAATCGCTTTATACACTTCTTTTGAAGATGTGGAAAAAATGGTCAGCCGCCTGAAAATGATCATGGACTGGGAATTGTACAAGAACTATACCAATGAACGAAATGTGGTGGCATAGATGAGGAATAGAAAAATTTACGATATTTCAATGGAACTTAGTGGACAGACACCGGAATGGCCAGGAGACATCCCATTTCAATATGAACTAGCAGCAACGATTGAACAAAGCGGTTCGGTCAACGTCGGGAAAGTAGTCACCAGTACGCATATCGGGACGCATGTCGATGCTCCATTCCATTACGACAATGATGGCATAAAAATTGACGAACTGCCGCTTGACTATTATTTGACTACAGCACAAGTGATTGATGTAAGAGGCAAAGCCGAAATTACCCGCACTGATTTGCCGGAGGTGGCACCTGAAGTAACAGCAATCTTGCTGAAGACGGATTCCTGGAATGACCGCACAGAATTTCCGGAAACCTGGCCGCTTTTTGATCCAACGATTGCAGAATGGATGGCAGAGCAGGAGATTAAGCTTTTGGGCGTGGATGTGCCTTCCGTAGACGCCAAAACAAGCAAAGACCTGCCAATGCATATGGCGATGAGCCGCAATGAACGCTACATCCTCGAAGGAATTGTTCTGAACGAAGTACCAGAAGGCATATATCAACTCGTGGCATTGCCGCTTAAGATTAAAGGCGCAGAAGGAAGTCCGGTCCGCGCCATTCTCCACACCTGAAAAAACCCCTTCACTTTTTTATAAGTGAAGGGGTTTACATATAAACGGAACGGAAATAAGGTTCTAGTTTTTTTATGTTCATCGCAATTTCATCACAGACTTCCTGATAAAGTGCCCATTGCTCGGATTTATCAGATGTGCGCAGTTCGGGGTTTTTGATATCCCATCGCACGAGTTTTTGCGCTGGCAAATCAGCGGGGATGTCGGCGACATCAAATTCTCCATCATGCAAAGCAATGATCAAATCCGCTTCGCTTACTTCTTTTGAGTTATAAAGGCGTGGTTGGACTTCCGGCAAGTCCAATACAATCTCTTTCATAATCTCAAAGGGAGTATCCGTAAAAGTAGGCTGGCCACCCCATGCAGCACTCCTAATATCCCAGTCGGCGAGCTCCAGGCGGTTAGCCCAAATTTCAGCCATGAGACCGCGGTGCTGGTGAGGAGAAAGAAAATATACGGTATGTTTAGACATGGCTGATTCCCTTCTTCCTCTTTAATAGCTTTTCTACTTAGTATTCTATACCCACCCCGAAAGCTTCTAAACTAATAAAAACGTGCCATTTTATAGCACAAAAACAATATTTTATCATAAAAATAGTCTACCCTAGCAGATATTAGGATCTACTGCACATCGGGTAGACTAGGGGTTATTTTACTACTAATACTGAGCAAGAAGATTCTTTAATGAGTTTGCGGCTGACAGATCCTACAAAAAACTTTTGCAGTCCCGATTTCCCGCTGTTTCCAATGATCAATAAATCTACATTTTGTTCTTCGATAAAAGCAGGAATGGTTTTACCGGCGCTTCCTTCTAATGCTAATACATCCGCCTCTACACCTTTTGAATCGAGCTGCTGATGAATGGAATTATGCATATGCTTAGAAAACTCGATTGATGTATCTACATAATCATTCGTGCGGCGCTGAGGGCCGCTTTCCATATCAGGCGGCATAAACTGTGCGTACGTGCTGTCGACATTTGCTGAAACTACACGAGGAGCGGCTGCACCGCCGGATTCCATCAGCCCCATGCTTTCGTGGAATTGTTCATTGACATAGATAATGGTCATTTTGACATTAGGAAGCAATTTTTTAAATTCAATCGCTTTATCAAAGGCTAAGCGGCTTCCATCCGAACCGTCATAGGCAACAGCAATGTTTTGGTACATACTATTCAACTCCGATTCAGTTTTCTTATTAATAAAATACCCTAGACCTGGAAATTGAAACCTTTGGCGTTTAATGATAGGAATATTTGTTCTCTTCTTTTAGAATATGATTTTATGGTGCCCTAAAGAATATTAGAAGTATCGAAATGACATGAAGATTCAATTTATTTCGAAAAATCTTGACAATCCAAAAATGCCGGTGGTACTCTTGAATTACCAAATCAAAGGAAAAGGAGGTTTTTGACAATGAAAAAAATAGCAATTGCATTGTTGCCTAATTCTATATTGTTGTCAGACCATCCGTTTTTTTGCCTTTGAATTTATTTCGGAAGCGAAAATATATGGGACTGGTCTGAATACCAGTCCTTTTTTCATGCGCACGCGCCTAGAAAATAGGTGCGTGTTTTTTTATTGGCAAAACTTTTGAGGTGTTTTGTCCAGCCCTGGGCTGTTCAAATATAAAAAACTAAAGGGGAGAACGAAAATGAAGCGACTTCGGCAACTGAAAATTATGATCAAGGAATCGTTGGAAGGCGATTAGCAGAAATCGGAACAGAAAGAAGGAGTAACTGATGTTTAGTGTGTTATGGAAATTAAGATGGTTTTTTAAAGAAAATTGGCTTCGCTATACCATTGCGGTCGGCTTATTGATGGTAGCGAATGTCATTGAAATTGTTCCGCCTTGGCTTATCGGTATCGCGATCGATTCGATTGCCCAGCAGGAACTGACAAGCCAGTTACTTTGGCAATATATCGCTGTCCTTGTCATCTCGCTGGTATTGGCTTATTTGATCAACTTTGTCTGGCAATATCAGCTGTTTGGAGGGGCGTATGTGATTGAACGCCAGCTCCGCTCAAGCTTGATGGGGCAGTTTTTGAAAATGACGCCAACCTTTTATGAGAAAAATCGGACTGGTGATTTAATGGCACGGGCAACAAATGATCTGCGGGCCATTTCCGAGACTGCCGGATTTGGGATTTTGACGTTGGTCGACTCTACCTTGTATATGGCGACAATCATTGTCGCTATGGGCTATTTGGTGTCATGGGAGTTGACGTTTTTTGCACTCATCCCATTGCCGATTCTTGCGCTTGTTGTTCAAATACTCGGCAAGAAAATTCATGTGCGCTATACAGCAGCCCAAGATGCTTTCGGTGGAATGAACGATAGCGTATTGGAATCCGTAGGGGGTGTCCGGGTAATCCGGGCATACGTACAGGAGCGGGCGTCTGAGAAAGAGTTCTCGGATATGACAAATGATGTGTACGAAAAAAACATGGCAGTTGAGCGCATTGACGCTTTATTTATGCCGGTCACAAAAGTGCTGACAACCATCAGCTATATGATCGGCTTGGGTTACGGTGCCGTCCTCGTAGCGGAAGGCACCATGTCATTGGGCGATTTGGTTGCCTTTAACGTTTATCTCGGAATGATTGTCTGGCCGATGTTTGCTATCGGTGAAATGATTAACATTCTGCAGCGGGGCAATGCGTCAGTGGACCGAGTGAACGAAACACTTGATTATCAGGAAGATGTAAAAGATCCGTCAAACCCGGAATTCATCGATAAACCAAGCCATATCGGCTTCCGAGATTTCAGTTTCACTTATCCACAATCGAGCTCCATCAATCTGCAAGGCATCAATCTCTCGATGAACAGCGGCCAAACACTGGGCATTGTTGGAAAGACAGGCAGTGGCAAAACAACTTTTGTGAAGCAATTATTGAGAGAATATCCAATCGGCGAAGGGTCTGTCATGATGAATGGCGTTGAATTGAGCGATTTTACAAAAGATCAGCTGCGCAGTTGGATTGGCTATGTACCGCAGGACCATGTGCTGTTTTCCCGTACAATCCGGGCCAATATTTTATTTGGAAAATCGGATGCCAGCGAAGAAGATATCCAAGAAGCGATCCGGCTTTCGCATTTCGAAAAAGATTTAGAGATGCTGCCGAATGGTTTAGAGACTTTGGTGGGAGAAAAAGGCGTTGCTTTATCCGGTGGCCAAAAACAGCGGATATCCATTGCGCGGGCATTGATCAAAAATCCGGAAATTCTTATTCTGGATGATTCTCTTTCTGCAGTGGATGCGAAAACAGAAGCGAAGATCATCGAGAACATCCAGGCAGAGCGTTCTGGAAAAACAACAATTATTACGACTCATCGGCTGTCAGCAGTTCAGCACGCCGATTGGATTGTAGTACTGGATGACGGCAAAGTCATCGAAGAAGGAACACATGAAGATTTGCTGAAAACAAAAGGTTGGTATAGTGAACAATTCCTCCGCCAGCAGATCGAGGAGGTGTAAGCATGGGGACAGGAAAACGATTACTCCAATACGCCATGCAGTTTAAAGGGGTGTTGATCTGGGGATTGGTGCTTTTAGCCATTACAGTAGCAGCTGATTTGGCTGCCCCGCTTGTGGCCAAGGAAATCATCGACAACCACATCGCACCGGCCGGCGGCGCATTAAACTTTGAGCCGATTGCGTATTTATTGGCTATTTACTTAGGACTCGGAGTGGTAGCGGCAGTATTCCGCTTTTTGGAGTATTTATACTTGCAGAAAGGGGCAAACCGCATCATCCAAAAAATGCGCAATGATGTCTATAAACATGTACAGACATTGCCAATCCGCTATTTCGACAGCCTGCCTGCCGGAAAGGTAGTATCCCGCATTACAAACGATACGGAAGCGATCCGTGAATTGTTCGTTACGGTGCTGTCGCAATTTGCCACAAGCTTTATGTATATGGCCGGTATTTATGTAGCGATGTTTTATCTGAACTGGCAATTGGCGGCGATGATGCTGGTGCTGGTTCCTCTTCTTTACGGCTGGATGCTCATATACCGGAAATTCGCGGCCAAATATAATCATGTTGTCCGCGAAAAGTTGAGTGATATGAACGCCATGATCAATGAATCCATTCAAGGAATGACGATTATTCAGGCGTTCCGCCGTGAAAAGCAGATGAAAGAAGAATTTGAAGAAATGAATAATAAACATTACAAATTCCAGCAGAAGCTGCTCATTTTGGAGGCAACCGCTTCTTATAACATGGTCGGCGTGCTGCGTTCATTGGTTTTTGTGTTGTTTATCTGGTATTTCGGAACAAATGCCATTACAGCAAATTCGGCTGTAACAGTGGGTGTCCTTTATGCTTTTGTAGACTATATCATCCGCTTATTCAATCCGATAAGCGGCATTGTCAACCAGTTTGCCAAGCTGGAACAAGCCCTCGTTGCAGCGGAGCGGGTTTTCCGCTTGCTTGATCGAAGCGGCGAACCGGTAAATGACGAAAAAGTGGCTCGCTACAGAGGAAATGTCCGTTTTGAAAATGTTTGGTTTGCTTATGAAAAAGAAGAGTATGTCTTAAAGGATATTTCTTTTGAAGCGAAACAAGGCGAAACAATCGCATTGGTTGGCCATACAGGTTCGGGGAAAAGTTCCATCATGAACTTGCTGTTCCGCTTTTATGATGCTACAAAAGGACGGATCACCATCGATGGAACAGACATTGCGGGCATGTCCCGTCAGTCGGTCCGTGAACATATGGGCATCGTATTGCAAGATCCGTATCTGTTTACAGGCACAATCGAGTCGAACATCTCGCTTGGCGATCAACGGATTACCCGCAAAATGGTGGAGGATGCGCTTGCTGCCGTTGGCGGAGACCGTGTGCTGAAGCATTTACCTGGCGGCATTGATGAGCCTGTAGTGGAAAAAGGCAGTACTTTATCTTCCGGACAGCGCCAATTGGTGTCTTTTGCCCGGGCTTTGGCATTTGACCCGGCTATTCTGATTTTGGATGAAGCGACATCAAATATCGATACTGAAACGGAAGAAATTATTCAGCACGCGATGGAAGTGCTGAAAAAAGGGCGTACCACTTTCATTATCGCCCATCGCCTGTCGACCATCAAAAACGCAGACCGCATTTTAGTGCTCGACCGCGGGGAAATCGCAGAAGCGGGCTCCCATGATGAGTTGATGAAACTTGGCGGCCAGTATTACCAGATGTATCAAATTCAATCCGGAATGTCCCATACCCAGCACGTTGGGTAAAGGGCATTCCCTTTTTATTGATTGGATAGTTCCTATGTTCTTTTAAGGCCTTATCGAAGAGAGGAAAAGAGGGGGATATACCATGGAAACTTCAGCCAACTCAAAGGGCGCCTATTAGAATTGAAAGAGTATACAGACAAGAAGCTTTTTAAAAAGGCCGTCCTGTTCCAAAGCTAAATGCAAATACTGTTAAAATCCTGTTTCCTTACATATAATAATAAAGCGGTAAATAAAAAAACGCCGGAACTTTCCGGCGTTTCAATCGTATACATGAAAGAGCATCAGCTCATGTATCATTTTTTTTACATTTTCTTCATCCGCAGGTTGTTTGGACAGCCAGACAATGCTGCCGTCAGGATGGTATTCCCCGGTTATCCGTTCACTTTTATAAAAAAAGGATATGTTCCAGCCTGGCAGCTGGGAATTTTCAAACATTGGTTTAAATTTAAAATGCTGCAGCATACAAATCCTCCTTATCATTCAACTCCATTATAAGCGGATTCTATGTGATTGACAAAGATGAAAAAGAAATGAGTGAAGATAGTGAACAGTATAATAACAATTGTTTTTATGGCCGTCATTGGCGCCTTAATCGGAGGCGTCACAAATTTCATCGCCATCAAAATGCTTTTCCGCCCTTATAAGGCCCTTTATATCGGCAGCTGGCGGCTGCCATTCACTCCTGGCTTGATCCCTAAGCGGCGTGATGAACTTTCGACACAATTAGGGCGCACTATTGTTCAGCATTTGCTGACGCCGGAAACCTTTAAAAAGCGCTTTTTTAATGAAGACATGCGTCAAAGAATGGAAGCGTGGATTTATAAACAACTGAAAGCCTATGTTTTCGAATCGCCACGGACCATAAATGACTGGCTGGAGATTGCCGGCCAAAAAAACATTGATGTCCGGATTGGATTGAAACTGGACGAATTGGTTGACCGCCAAGCCATGGGACTGCGTGATTATATTGAAGGCAAGACAATTGGAGAGCTGCTTCCGGAGAACTGGAAAGAAGAAACAGAACAAAAAATGATTCACGGGGTGAAGTATGGCATCGACCAAGGATCGGATTATTTCGCTTCGATTGAAGGACGCCAAACGGTGAAAACATTTTTTGATGAATTTCTGGAATCACGCGGCCGTTTCGGGCATATGCTCCATTCCCTATTGGGCGAATCGAAACCGATTGTCGACCGGATTCAGCCCGAAATCATCAAATTTCTTAACTCGCCGAAAACATTTGAGTTAATAATTACCTTGGCTTATGGAGAATGGGAAAAACTTCAGGACCGACGTGCGGATGAATTACTGAAAGAATTTGATTTTGATCCGGCGCTTGATGCCGTTAAACAATATGTGCACGAGATTGCCAATGTGGAAGGCCGCATGGACCGAACACTTGCAGAGACTTGGCCGACAGGGTTAGAATGGACAAGTGCAAACTTTATCCCGCTTCTGACGGATTTTGTTTTCGAGCAAGGGGAAGTGAAATTGGAAGATGCCTTGCAGAAGATAGACATTCAAAGCATGGTAAAAGAGCAGGTAGATTCTTTGCCATTAAGCCGCCTGGAAGAATTGGTTCTGGGAATTTCGCAAAGGGAATTAAAAATGATTACTGCACTCGGCTTTTTGCTAGGAGGCTTTATTGGGATATTCCAAGGACTCTTTAGCTTAGCCATGAATACAATGTAGAGGAGAATGATGATGACAGTCAATATTTATGATGATATCAACAAACTTGAAAGCACGTTCCGCAGCACAGAGGAATTCAGCAAATTGAAGCAAGCAGTGGAAGCTGTATCAGCAGACAGCGAATCGAGCCAATTGTTCAAAAACTTCCGTGACCTGCAAATTACGCTTCAGCAAAAGCAAGCGCAAGGCGAAGAAATTACTGAAGAAGAAATGGTCAGCGCTCAAGCGACAGCTCAAGCAGCACAGGCAGATCCGAAAATTTTGGCAATGCTTGAAGCCGAAATGGGATTAAGCCAAATTATCGATGAAGTAAACCGCGTTTTGATCAAGCCGGTTCAGTCACTATACGAATCAATGTAATTTCCGTTAAATAAAGGATTTTAACAAGAAGACACCGAATACGTAAGATGAATGACAATTCATTTTTACGAAAGGGTGTCTTTTTGTATGTTTAAAACAATTGAACTGACAAAACAAGGGCGCATTGGCTATTTAAAGCTGAACCGGCCTCAATCGATGAACGCGATGAATGGAAAAATGATGGCGGAACTGGCGGAATGCTTTGAATCGCTATTGGCGGAAAGCACGCTGCAAGTACTGATTATCCACGGGGACGGAAGAGCGTTTTCAGCAGGCGGGGACATCAAAGAAATGATGGATCCTGAACATCCGATGGATATTGATGTGGTCATGAAAGAAGTGACGCGGCTGGCCAAATCACTTTATACCTTGCCGCAAATCACAGTGGCAGCGATCCACGGCGCTTCTGCAGGTCTCGGTTTCAGCATGGCGCTTGCCTGCGATTACATCATTGCTGAGGAAAACAGCAAATTGGCGATGAATTTTATCGGCATTGGCCTCGTGCCTGATGGAGGCGGCCATTTCTTTATGAAAGAGCGCATAGGTGTGCCGAAAGCAAAACAGCTGATTTGGTCTGGTCAGATTTTGAAAGCACATGACTCACTGGCAAAAGGATTGATTGATGAAGTGACTGCTGAAGGCTTGGCACTAGAGCACGCTGAAAACTATGCGGAACAAGTGCTGCAATCCCCTGTTAGAGCGCGGCTTGCTTCTAAGCACATCCTGCATCAATTGAAAGTCGGAGAATTGGAGCAGGTGCTGGAAATGGAAGCGGCGGCACAATCCGAGATGCGTAAAAGCGCCGACCATCTCGAAGGCATACAGGCTTTTGTAGAAAAGCGCAAACCAGAATTTCAAGGGAAATGAGAAAAAGCATGGCGCTTTGCCATGCTTTTTTTCTTATGAATGAAACAACAAGAGTTTACCTGCAGGTGAAGCGAGGCGGTGGGTCTGGTTGACGAAATCTTTTTCTTCCAGGATAGCTTGCCCTTTGTCTTTTGCCTGTTCGTCGTTTTCAGCTGTGAATGTTTCTTCTATTATTAACTTGCCGGTTTGCTCGTATGCGGTCAGTTTATAGGTTCTCATGAAGCACAACTCCTTCTGAATGCTTATTCAGTTTAAGTATATCGGGTTTCCTTTAAAAAGTCCTCCACTTTTGAAACATTTTGACAGTTGTTTCGTATAATAACTAGTGAAAGGAGGAATAAACATGGCTTTGATAGTGGAACATGCGACAAAAAAATTCGGTGATTTTACTGCGGTCGATGATCTGTCTTTATCGGTTGAGCAAGGACAGATGCACGGATTCTTGGGTGCCAATGGGGCCGGAAAAACCACTACTTTCCGGATGATTCTTGGACTCTTGAAACCGACGGAGGGAACGATCCACTGGAATGGGAAACCTATTACATATGCTGAAAGCCCGGAAATTGGCTATTTGCCGGAAGAACGGGGACTGTACCCGAAAATGAAGGTGGAGGACCAGTTGGTTTATTTGGCTCAATTGCGCAATATGCCAAGCGCAGAAGCAAAACGGGAAGTCCATAAATGGCTGGAGCGTTTTGAGGTTCCGCATTATGCGTCCAAAAAAGTGGAGGAGTTATCAAAAGGGAACCAGCAGAAAATTCAGCTGATCGCTTCTTTATTGCATAAACCATCTTTGCTGATATTGGATGAACCTTTTTCCGGACTTGACCCTGTAAATGTGGAAATGCTGAAAAGCGCGATTTTGGATTTTCAGAAACAAGGTGCGACCATCGTTTTTTCCAGTCATCGCATGGACCATGTGGAAGAATTATGTGATGACATGAGCATTTTGGACAGGGGGAAAATTGTTGTTGGTGGCTCTATTCGCCAAGTGAAGCGATCGTTTGGCAAACAGAATGTCCGGATTAAAATGGATCAGGACCTTTCTGGGTTAAGCGGCATAAGGGGTGTGGAAAACTTCACTAAAACCCATGACGGAGCTTTATTCCAGATAACGGATGAAGCCACAGCCCAGCATCTTTTAGAAGAAGCGATGAAGCTCGGAGCACTTCGCCATTTTGCCATTGAAGAGCCATCTTTAGAGGAAATATTTATCGCGAAGGTGGGAAAAGCTTATGCATAGTTTTTGGATTATTTTTAAACAGGCTTTTCTGACAAAGGCGAAAACCAAATCCTTCATTATTACAACTGTTATCGTATGCGCTGCTTTTTTTCTGCTCGCAAATTTATCAAATATCATTGAAGCCTTTCAAGGCAATGATGAAGAGGCAAATGTCCTTCATGTGATTGATAATTCTGGTGAACTCGTGCCGGCCCTGCAGCAACAGCTTACGATGTCCAATAGTGACACGCAAGCCATGCCAACCGATTTGACGGAACAGCAATTAAAAGAAGGGATCAGCGAAAGAACTATTGAGTCATATTTAGTATTAGAACAAGAAGGCCAGTTATCAGCCCGCTATGTGTCGGAATCTGCGAATGAAATGGGCAGCGGCGCAGACATTGAACAAGCCGTACAGTCTCTTCAAACAGCCGTGACAGCTGAAACCATGGGTCTCGATAACAACGAAGTCAGTCAATTGTTTCTGCCGGCATCATTTGAGCGAGAAGCTATTTCAGAATCCTCCAAATCACAAGAAGAATTGAGCCAGGCCAGAGGGCTCGTGTATATATTGATCATGATTATTTACGTAGCGGTCATTTACTATCCGAATATGATTGCGATGGAAGTGGCCACCGAAAAGTCTTCGCGTGTGATGGAGATTTTGATATCCAGCGTTTCACCGGTCAAGCATATGTTTGCCAAAATTGCTGGAATCGGGACGCTTGGAATTTTGCAGATGCTGGTATTTGGATTGGCCGGTTTTACTGCTATTAAAACGGCTGGCACTAATCTTTCAGAAGGTGCATTCAGTGTTTTTGGTTTTTCAGATGTGAAAATCAGCACTTTTTTATTTGCAGTCCTATTTTTCTTGCTGGGCTACTTCCTATACGCTGTTCTTGCGGCATTGCTCGGTTCACTGGTCAGCCGGACCGAAGATGTCCAGCAATTAATGCTGCCAATGATGTTTTTAATCATAATCGCTTCATTTATCGCCTTTTCAGGAATTTCCGTTCCGGAAGCGAAGTTTGTCACGATATCCTCTTATATTCCATTTTTTGCGCCTCTCGTGATGTTCTTGCGCGTCGGAATGCTGGATATTCCGCTATGGGAACCACTTCTGTCAATCGCCATCATGCTCGTGACAATCGGCATTTTGGGGTGGTTCGGAGCGAGGGTTTACCGCGGTGGCGTGTTGATGTACGGCTCTTCGCAATCATTGAAAGATATCCGCAAAGCGATTCGTTTGGGTGAAAATAAATAACCGCCTTTACTGTTTGCAGGAAGTTTTCTGCAAACAGTTTTTTTTCGTTCATTATCATGTTAAAATAAGAACAAATATTCGGTTTTCGAAGGAGTTTAATTATGCGGGAGATACGATTTTTTCATACGGCAGATCTGCATTTAGGCAGTCCATTTTCCGGCATGAGAGGTTTGCAGAAAGATCAGTGGA is part of the Planococcus shenhongbingii genome and harbors:
- a CDS encoding cyclase family protein, with the translated sequence MRNRKIYDISMELSGQTPEWPGDIPFQYELAATIEQSGSVNVGKVVTSTHIGTHVDAPFHYDNDGIKIDELPLDYYLTTAQVIDVRGKAEITRTDLPEVAPEVTAILLKTDSWNDRTEFPETWPLFDPTIAEWMAEQEIKLLGVDVPSVDAKTSKDLPMHMAMSRNERYILEGIVLNEVPEGIYQLVALPLKIKGAEGSPVRAILHT
- the chrA gene encoding chromate efflux transporter, which encodes MTKQKYIEILKASTKLGLTSFGGPTAHLGYFRDEYVVKRKWLDDKAYADLVALCQFLPGPASSQVGISVGMLRGGIFGGFLSWFGFTMPSVILLVLFAMLMMNGSFDSGWIQGLKIVAVAVVAHALMGMGKSLAPDKPRIAIAVGSAVAILMMPTAWAQIGVIVLTGIIGYFLYRGIEAPEAVKLALTFGKKTGLAAWAIFAGLLMGLPLLRPVIESSYYAIFDIFYRVGSIVFGGGHVVLPMLEREVVPGWMSADLFISGYGAAQAVPGPLFTLSGYLGQVMGGGFGVLLAVVAMFLPSFLLVIGTLPFWSVIRTKSGVQAALKGVNAGVVGILLAALYDPVFTSGIRGPVDFGIAIIAFTMLVYFKLAPWIVVLITAILGAGAYAFL
- a CDS encoding phosphatase, with the protein product MSKHTVYFLSPHQHRGLMAEIWANRLELADWDIRSAAWGGQPTFTDTPFEIMKEIVLDLPEVQPRLYNSKEVSEADLIIALHDGEFDVADIPADLPAQKLVRWDIKNPELRTSDKSEQWALYQEVCDEIAMNIKKLEPYFRSVYM
- a CDS encoding universal stress protein, which translates into the protein MYQNIAVAYDGSDGSRLAFDKAIEFKKLLPNVKMTIIYVNEQFHESMGLMESGGAAAPRVVSANVDSTYAQFMPPDMESGPQRRTNDYVDTSIEFSKHMHNSIHQQLDSKGVEADVLALEGSAGKTIPAFIEEQNVDLLIIGNSGKSGLQKFFVGSVSRKLIKESSCSVLVVK
- the kynU gene encoding kynureninase, which gives rise to MANADKREREDSLDRFKEEFYQGENQIYMDGNSLGLMSKRAETKLLELAGSWRSHGIDGWTEGSHPWFTLAEELSERIAPLVGALPHEVMVTGSITSNIHQMLSTVFQPTENRSVVVVDELNFPSDIYAVESHLRLRALEPEKSMRKIQSRDGYKLSLEDIVKQLTEDVAVLLLPSVLYRSGQLLSIREITQAAHQKGVLVGFDLAHSIGALPHDLHKDGVDFAVWCHYKYMNSGPGGTGGLYLHERHHHLLPGMAGWFGSDKTKQFDMDHSFTKAEGAGAYQMGTPNIFSMAPLLGSIEIFEEAGIGAIRKKSLQLTRLLRELVAEQIPELKDVTPDKDEERGGHIALAHEEAARICKALKEAGVVPDFRAPNIIRLAPIALYTSFEDVEKMVSRLKMIMDWELYKNYTNERNVVA
- a CDS encoding ABC transporter ATP-binding protein translates to MFSVLWKLRWFFKENWLRYTIAVGLLMVANVIEIVPPWLIGIAIDSIAQQELTSQLLWQYIAVLVISLVLAYLINFVWQYQLFGGAYVIERQLRSSLMGQFLKMTPTFYEKNRTGDLMARATNDLRAISETAGFGILTLVDSTLYMATIIVAMGYLVSWELTFFALIPLPILALVVQILGKKIHVRYTAAQDAFGGMNDSVLESVGGVRVIRAYVQERASEKEFSDMTNDVYEKNMAVERIDALFMPVTKVLTTISYMIGLGYGAVLVAEGTMSLGDLVAFNVYLGMIVWPMFAIGEMINILQRGNASVDRVNETLDYQEDVKDPSNPEFIDKPSHIGFRDFSFTYPQSSSINLQGINLSMNSGQTLGIVGKTGSGKTTFVKQLLREYPIGEGSVMMNGVELSDFTKDQLRSWIGYVPQDHVLFSRTIRANILFGKSDASEEDIQEAIRLSHFEKDLEMLPNGLETLVGEKGVALSGGQKQRISIARALIKNPEILILDDSLSAVDAKTEAKIIENIQAERSGKTTIITTHRLSAVQHADWIVVLDDGKVIEEGTHEDLLKTKGWYSEQFLRQQIEEV